DNA from Synechococcus elongatus PCC 6301:
CGGGCCGGAACCGCTCCAAGGCTTTTCCCACTTTCGGCAACGGAAAAGCTAGCTTCAGCTCGGGATAGAGCGGTAGCGGAAAGCCTTTAACCCCATAGACTCGAGCCCCCTTGTGCTCGCGGAGCCCGCCGTCGGGGCAAAAAACCATGACGGTGTGGCCAAGACGCTGCAGGTGATCGACCGTGTGCCGAAGCCGCGTGACGATGCCATCCACTTTGGGGAGGAACGTCTCGGTAAAGAGAGCGATGCGCATAGAGAGAGTGCGACTTTAGCGCAGAGCGGTTTCAGGAGCGCTGAGAGCTTCAGCTTGATTACGGGTCCAGGCAGAAACGCAGGGAATTTTGGCGCGATCGCAGCGATCGGCAAACTTCTGCGCAATTTCTACCACTTCGCTCATCAGGCCATTGTCCAAGGTGGTCGGATTGAGGCCTAAATCAATCAAGCAGCGGTTGTCGACAATCAAGTCGTTCTCAAGGGCTTCCTTGCGTGGATTGGGCAGGTAGGCGATTTCAGCACCGGTCAATGCCGCCACTTTCTCTGCCAAATCCTTGACTTGGTAGGTTTCCGTCATCTGGTTAAAGATGCGGACTTTTTCATTGGCTGCTGGCGGATTTTCGATCGCCAGTTGGACGCAGCGCACTGAGTCGCGAATGTGGATGAAGGCTCGGGTTTGGCCACCAACGCCATGCACAGTCAAGGGATAGCCGATCGCCGCCTGCATCAAGAAGCGGTTCAAGACTGTGCCGTAATCACCGTCGTAGTCGAACCGATTGGTCAGATCCGGGTGGAGATTACAGTGATCGGTGTTCGTGCCCCAGACAATACCCTGGTGAAGGTCGGTGACTTGGATGTTGTCGTTCTTGTTGTAGTAGTAGAACAACAATTGATCCAGCGTCTTGGTCATGTGATAGACGCTACCCGGATCAACGGGGTGAAGAATCTTCTCTTCAAAGCGTTGGCCATCCCGCTGGACGACTTCCACTTCTAAGTAGCCTTCAGGAATCGTAGCCCCGCGATGGCTACCGTATCCATAGACGCCCATGGTGCCCAAGTGGACAATGTGGGACTTGAGGCCGACATCCACACAGGCGCAGAGCAGATTGTGGGTGGCGTTGACGTTGTTATTGACCGTGAAGCGCTTATGCCATGCACTCTTCATTGAATAGGGGGCGGCGCGCTGTTCGGCAAAATGCACGATCGCATCCGGCTGCGTTTCTAGCAGTAGTGCACAGAGGCGATCGTAATCAGCCGCTAAGTCGAGATTGACAAAGCTAATCGGCTGCCCGCCCGTTTCTTGCCATGCCTTCAACCGGCGTTCAATCGTCGCGATCGGAGTGAGGGACTGAACCCCCAATTCCACGTCTGTCTTGCGGCGAACGAGGTTGTCAACAATGGTGACGGCGTGACCTGCAGCAGCCAAATTGAGAGCGCAGGGCCACCCGCAGAAACCATCGCCACCCAATACAAGAATCTTCACGCAGTTCCGCTCCTGAGATCGCGTTTGACCGGGGCAATCAGGCTCACGGCCAAATTACCACAGAGCGATCCCCGGGAGCGGTTGTCCATGACACTAGTGAGAAGCAGACACGGCAATCACTAACATCCCTGCAATCAGCACCAGGGCAGCCCCGCCCGTCCAGAGCCATTTTTTGCCCTGATCAGCGTTGGCTTCTGCTTGGTACATTCTGGGTTCTTTGGCGAAGTTATTAAGCCGTCCGCCTTCTTCGGTGGTGTAGGGCATGGGAATGGATGAGACCTCAATACAGCTCTGTCGTGCCCCAGAGTAGCAAAGGATGCTGTCATCGCCCTGAGTCGCTGCAGCTTCTAAACAGTGGCTGGTGACTGCCCGACCAAGCCTGTTTGCGGAGAGCTAGCGATCGCCGCCGATCGCGTGGGAATCCGACCCGCTTGAAAGGCCAATCGACCCGCGATCGTGGCCATGGCCATCGCTTGGGCCATCCGCGCCGGATCTTCGGCTTGAGCGATCGCGGTATTGATCAGCAGGGCATCGGCTCCTAGTTCCATCGCCTGTGCAGCTTCACTGGCGGTACCGATGCCGGCATCAACAACAACGGGAACCTTCGCGTTCTCAACGATGATGCGAATGTTGGCTTCGTTGCGAATGCCTTGCCCCGAACCGATCGGCGAGCCCAGGGGCATCACCGTTGCGCAGCCCACTTCTTCTAAGCGCTTGGCAAGCAGTGGATCGGCATTGATGTAGGGCAAGACTGCGAAGCCCTCTTTGACTAACTGCTCCGCCGCCTGCAACGTCCCGATCGGATCGGGCAGCAGATAGCGACTGTCGGGGATGACTTCCAGCTTGACGAAGTTGTTGTCTTCCTGACCCAGCAATTTCGCCATTTCCCGCCCGAGGCGGGCGACCCGAATTGCTTCCTCTGCCGTGGCACAGCCGGCAGTGTTCGGTAGCATCCAGATCTTTTGCCAGTCCAGAGCCTCGGCCAAGCCTTCATGGCCGGGAGCATTGGTCTGCACTCGCCGCACTGCAACAGTCACAATCTCGCAGCCACTGGCGGCAATGCTGGCGCGCATTTGCTCAAAGCTGCGGTATTTGCCCGTCCCCGTCATCAGGCGCGATCGAAACGACCGTCCGGCGATCGTCAAAACATCGGCAGTGGTGTCGGGGGTGGCGACCATGAACTCGGCATCAGCACAACTGTTTTCCATTATTCCGACTTGCCTGAGCCGAATCGAGATTGTGGATGTTGACAAAATTGCGACAAAGAGTTACAAAAGTTTACAGAGAAAGACAGTGACGACCTGCTAACGCTTACTCAGCGTTTCAGAACAAGCATTTCGAGAACTGACCCTTCTCCTCCTCGACTCAGCTCTGTATCGACTGCCTCGGTTCTGCCGGGGCTTTTTTTTGACCTCGACTGGCCTGCCATAATGGCGATGGTCGTTCGTCGAGATGTTATGCGATCGCTCTTTTTGTCTGCACTGCTAGCCGCCACGACGGTGGCCACCGGAGCACTACCGGCGACGGCTCAAAGCATTTTTAACCGTGATGCCTTTTTTAATCGCGTTACGCCTGAGCTAGCACCTTGGGCTTCTCCTCAGGTCTTGCTGGAGCGTCTGCCGCGCCAGTGGAAGGGCAACTTTAACTACGAAGGGAGTACCCAAGCCCAGAACTATCCGACTGGCCTACAAGTGACTGGCTATTCGATCTCCGGCCGGGTGCTGTCCTTCTCCGGTCTGCTCAACTGGGGCAGCGATCGCCAGTCTGATGTGTTTGGCTACATCGACAGCCAAACGGGCCAAATTGAGTTTTACGAACGGCAAAATCTCGGTCCCACGGCTGCAAGTTCCTCCGGTGGCGGCTTTATCGGCTTCTTAGCTCTGCCCGATGAGCAACGCATTCCCGGTGAAGCCCTGTTCTACTGGGTTCCCAACAGCATCATTCAGCCCACTGGGGTCCTAGCGATCAAACCCGCACCTGCGACGAATCGCTAAGCCGCTGCTCGGTGATGAGAGTCACACTCGTCCACGCACCACTGGCATCGAAACTGCGGATCAGGCGCAGTCGGCGATCGCGACTGACGAGCCAGCCTAGTTCAAGCTGAAAAGGCGATCGAAGGGCCAGTTCTGTCGGGCAAGCACAGCTCACGCCACCGGGTAATAGCCAGATCGTGACTGCCTGTTGTTTGCCGACAAAGACCAGTTGCGATCCTTGAATTGGCGCAAGGGATTCGATCGTGCGATCGCCCCAGTCGAGCTGGGACTGCAACTGATTCCC
Protein-coding regions in this window:
- a CDS encoding NAD-dependent epimerase/dehydratase family protein; its protein translation is MKILVLGGDGFCGWPCALNLAAAGHAVTIVDNLVRRKTDVELGVQSLTPIATIERRLKAWQETGGQPISFVNLDLAADYDRLCALLLETQPDAIVHFAEQRAAPYSMKSAWHKRFTVNNNVNATHNLLCACVDVGLKSHIVHLGTMGVYGYGSHRGATIPEGYLEVEVVQRDGQRFEEKILHPVDPGSVYHMTKTLDQLLFYYYNKNDNIQVTDLHQGIVWGTNTDHCNLHPDLTNRFDYDGDYGTVLNRFLMQAAIGYPLTVHGVGGQTRAFIHIRDSVRCVQLAIENPPAANEKVRIFNQMTETYQVKDLAEKVAALTGAEIAYLPNPRKEALENDLIVDNRCLIDLGLNPTTLDNGLMSEVVEIAQKFADRCDRAKIPCVSAWTRNQAEALSAPETALR
- the psb34 gene encoding photosystem II assembly protein Psb34, producing MPYTTEEGGRLNNFAKEPRMYQAEANADQGKKWLWTGGAALVLIAGMLVIAVSASH
- a CDS encoding thiazole synthase, producing MENSCADAEFMVATPDTTADVLTIAGRSFRSRLMTGTGKYRSFEQMRASIAASGCEIVTVAVRRVQTNAPGHEGLAEALDWQKIWMLPNTAGCATAEEAIRVARLGREMAKLLGQEDNNFVKLEVIPDSRYLLPDPIGTLQAAEQLVKEGFAVLPYINADPLLAKRLEEVGCATVMPLGSPIGSGQGIRNEANIRIIVENAKVPVVVDAGIGTASEAAQAMELGADALLINTAIAQAEDPARMAQAMAMATIAGRLAFQAGRIPTRSAAIASSPQTGLVGQSPATV